A stretch of DNA from Maridesulfovibrio sp.:
TAATCAGGAACCTCATACGCCCTCACTTCCTTATTATGCTTATGGCAGACAATTATCCATCTGAAAGATTAACTTCAAGAATAAAGAAAAGATAAATGCATAGCAACCAGGAAAAATATTTATTTCACAAAAGATAAAAAAACATACCGGAAAAGAAAACGCCGCCCCTCTTACAAGGAACGGCGCTCATATCAACTATCAGGGCTTAAACTAGATGTCCACTCCGTAAGCCTTGATGACGGCCATCCCGCCATGTGTATTGAGAACTTCCTTGAAGCCAAGAGCGTCAAGCATTACCTGCGCTTCATAGGAACGGCCTCCGGTATTGCACACGAGAACAAGTTTCTTGTCGCGTGGAATCTCATCATAGCGTTGCGGAATTTCACCCTGCGGAACATTGTGCCAGTATTCCGGATATTTTTCCAGGAAAGGCTCGGCATCAGCATGTTCGCGGACATCAAGGAAACAATAATCGCCGCTTTCACGGTCAGCCCAGTACTCTGCGAAAATATCCGGACCTTGTCCGTGGTTCATTCCGGAAAGAGCGTTATCCGCCATATTTGCAATGGCGTTCAGAACGTCCATTGCCGATGCGAACGGCGGGGAGTAAGCGACCTCAAGGTTGCTGACATCCTCGATTTTGGGCTGAAATTTCATTATTGCAGCAACCGCGTTGATGCGGCCGACCATGGCATCGCCACCGGCGGAAAATCCCTGAATACCCAGAACCCTGCGCGTGGCCTTGTCCACTACCATTTCAAGGGTCATCATGTCCTTTTCAGGATAGAAATGAGCCCTGTCCGCCATAATGAGCATTACGCTTACGGCATCGAATCCGGCCTGCCTTGCAGCACCGAGACTCATTCCTGTTCCGGACATGGCCCGTTCGAAAATCTTCACTACCCAGGAACCTGCTGCAGGAGGAAATTTTTCATCATGCCCGGCAAGGTTGCCGCCGATTACACGGCCCTGCCTGTTGGCCATTGAACCCATGGGAAGAAACATGGGGTCACCTGTTACCGCATTCTTGATGATAACGCAGTCCCCGCCTGCAAAAATCAGCGGATCGGAAGTCCGCATGGCCTCGTCGACGATGATACCGCCGCGTTCGCTGCACTCAAGTCCGCATTCACGGGCCAGCTTGTCGTTGGGGATAACTCCGGCCGAGATGATAACCAGATCAGCCTCAACCTCGCCTCCGGCAGTGACAACCTTTTCAACCTTGCCGTTGCCTTCAATGCTTGAAACTGTCTGACCGAGAACGAAATTGACGCCCTGCTCTTCCATATGAAGCTGGCCCATTCTTGCCAGAACAGGGCTGCACATACGCGGAAGAATCTGATCGAAAATTTCTATAACAGTGGTCTCTATACCCCACATGTCGGCAAAGGATTCAGCCATTTCAAGGCCGATGAACCCGGCGCCGACCACAACGGCCTTGCCGTATTTACCCTGAGTTATGCCCTGCTTGATGCGTTCAGCGTCATGCATGTTGCCGACGTAAAAAACGTTCTCAAGATCTTCACCCGGCAGGTTGAGTTTGCGGGGGGTCGCGCCGGTGCCGATTACGAGCTGATCGTAATCGAGGACGCTTTCCTCTCCGGTCTTTAAATTTTTGATGTGGACCTGCTTGTTGGCGCGGTCGATACTGGTTGCTTCCGTGGAAGAAAGCACATCGACTCCCTTGATATCCTTGAAAAAGGGTTCATCGCGCACCATGTGAAAAGCCGTGCTGCGGAGCTGGTTTGCTTCCGAAACATCACCGGATACAAAATAAGGTATTCCGCAACCGCCGTATGAAAATACATCATCTCTATCAATGAGTGTGACCTTTGCGTCCTGCCTGATGCGCTTGAAGCGACAGGCAGCCTTGGGACCAAGCGCAACGGCACCTATGACAACTACATGTTCTGACATGAACCGAACCTCTGCGTTGAGATTAACATTACTCCTGAACCTAGAACGTCCAGAAGAGGAATTGTCTTTGGTTTAGCAACTAATCATTTTACGGAATAAACGCAAGCGGATGGACTGATAAACATCGGTTGCATTCAGCAGAAAAAGCTCTTTTGAACATGGAGATAAACGAAAAAAAAGACGGGAACCGGTATACCGATTCCCGCCATACTTAATAACAACAGTCAGAAAAGGTCCTACTTAACCTCTCCGGCTTCAAAACCGATCTTGTTGATGATTTCCTTCACCTTTTCAGGATCGACAGGAGCAGCTTCTTCAAAAGTGGCGCTGGCGTCATCAAGGCTGACCTTAACATCCGTTACACCTTCAAGGCCGCTCAGAGCCTTTTCAACGGACGCTACACAATGCATGCAACTCATACCCTTTACTTCGACTTTTTTCATAATCCTCTCCGTTGAATCAGAGTTGATAAAATAAATTCAGACTAGTTATTCTGCAGCCATTCAATGGCTTCTGCGAAATCAAGAGAACCGGTATAAATGGCCCTGCCGGAAATCGCACCTTCAAGCCCCTTGGGAGCGAGCGGATACAGATTTATTATATCTTCAAGGGTAGCAACACCTCCGGCGGCAATTACCGGAAGCTTAGTTTTGGCACAAAGATCGGAAAGAGCGTTGACATTCACTCCGGTCTGCATGCCGTCCCTGCTGATATCCGTGTAAATAATAAACGCAGCACCGGCGGATTCAATCCGGGGGAGAATGTCGAAGACCGATATTCCGGCATCCTCAACCCACCCTCTGGACTTCAGCTGTCCGTTTACAGCGTCAAGGGATACACCGATCTGGCCCGGAAATTTTGCACACAGTTCGGCAAATGTTTTCTCATCCTCAAGAGCCATGGTCCCGATAATCAAACGCTTAACACCGGCTTCAATGTACTTGGAGGCGGTAGCTATATCGCGGATGCCTCCTCCAAGCTGAACGGGTATGCTCAATTGGGAACATATTTTCCGGATCAGTTCAAAATTCTTGGGAACTCCGCTGAACGCACCGTCCAGATCTACTACGTGCAGATACTGTGCGCCCTGGTTTTCCCAGTAATTTGCCTGGGCAACAGGGTCGCTGGAAAAAACAGTAACGGCGTCAGCCTGTCCCTGAGAAAGGCGTACACACACGCCGTCCTTGATATCCACCGCGGGAAAAATAATCATAAACCAAGCTCCGTAAGTCCAGTCTCAAGGGCCTCGTCAGCAAGCTCCATGGCCTTGACCCATTTGCCTCCGCGTTTGAAAAACGTATCCGCGTTCAGCATATTCGCCGTAAGGGGCTGCTGGGTTTCGTCAAAATGGTAGCGTCTGACAATACGCTTGTTGTTAACATCAATAAGGTACAGGTCTAGAATAACGGATGCAGGCTGGATGTTGTAATCCGCCTTTTTCATTCCGCGAAGATCCTGCCAGAAAATAACCTGCGGGACCAGAATGTAATCGGCTGTCATGCATTCCCCTACTTTTATCCAATAAGAAAATGCGGCCTCACGCCGGGACCCCATATTTTCAAAAACCTCAATTTCCTGACATTGTCTTGTAATTGCCGGACGGGCGTACCCTTTCACGCCATGACGGGCAAGAACCGCGACCATTTTCTCATCCAGCTGCTGCAGAACCTCCGGCTTGATAGGCTGACCTTCATGGGGAAGGTAGCCGGCCAGAAGCTCCCAGTTGAAAACAGGATTGGTAAAACCTGCCACAGCGATGGTTCCCACCGGGCGCGGCAGCTTCACAATCTCACTCTTGCTGGCACAACCGTTCAGGAACGCCAGAGACAAAACACAAATCAGGATAAGGGGAAAAACTCTTTTCATCATCAGTCGAGACTCCCTTTTGTACTGGAAACACCTCGTCTTTCAACGGCCAGAGCATTGCGGAAAGCAAGCCCCAGAGCCTTGAACGCACCTTCCAGAAGGTGGTGCCCGTTGCGTCCGTATTCGAACTTGATGTGCAGATTCATTCCTGCCTTGAAGGCAAGGGATTTGAAAAATTCACGCCAGACATCCTTCTCGTCCCCGGCGATAATCGGGGGCAACATGTCGTCATCATACACAAGATAGGCTCTACCGGAAAGGTCAATAACAACCTCCACAAGGGCTTCATCCATGGGGACCTTGGCAAAACCGATACGGTTGATGCCCTTGCGGTCGCCCATGGCTTCCTGAATGGCCTGCCCCATAACCAGGGCAATATCCTCCAGAGTATGATGCGAATCGATTTCAAGGTCTCCCTTGCACTTGAGATCAAGATCAAAACCGGCCCAGAAACTCATGAGAGTGAGCATGTGGTCGGCAAACCCGACTCCGGTCGAGATGGAGGTCTGCCCGTTCCCGTCCAGATTTATGGTCAGGGCAATATCCGTTTCCTTTGTTGTGCGGGAAATCGATGCGGATCTCTGTGACAAAATCAACCTCTCTTATATTGTGCCGCCGTGGGGCATTACATTTCAATCATATCTTCTTCGTAGCCCGAACTTTTGGAAACCGACTTATCCTTCCGGGATTTTTCAGAATCCACATCCGCGTTTTCAGCCGAAGCAGGAGATTCATCCGGTTTAGTTCCGGCATCAGCTTGCTCATGTCCGGCCTGATCTTCACCGGAAGGTCCGGGAGAATCCGGTCCGGAATCATCAGGTCCTCCGGCTTGCTTCTTAGCCTTGCGTCCGCCGCGTTTACCGAAGAAGTAGGCTACCCATATGCCTATTTCATACAGCAGGATAAGCGGTGCGGCCATCAGCGTCTGAGTCATGACATCCGGCGGAGTCAGGATAGCTGAGCAGATGAAACATACCAGTATGGCATATTTACGCTTGCTGCGAAGCCCTTCAGCCGTGACTACACCCAGACGGGCGAGAAAGAAAATAAACAGCGGAAGCTCGAAAATCACACCGAAGGCAAAGAGGAGTTTGAGCGAAAAGCCCAGATACTCATTCAGGGTGGGCATCGGCCTGATGAACTCATCGGCAAAGCCCATAAAAAACTCACATCCGAAGGGAAACACCACATAATATCCGAAAAGTGCTCCTCCCACGAAGAAAAATGCGGAAAGAAAAGCCAGCGGGATCATCCATTTCCGCTCATGCTCGTAAAGCCCCGGCGCAATGAATCCCCATACCTGGGAAAAGATGTACGGCGAGACTGCAAAAATCCCGGCGACAAAGGCCACTTTCAAGTAAGTTACAAACCCTTC
This window harbors:
- a CDS encoding FAD-dependent oxidoreductase, whose protein sequence is MSEHVVVIGAVALGPKAACRFKRIRQDAKVTLIDRDDVFSYGGCGIPYFVSGDVSEANQLRSTAFHMVRDEPFFKDIKGVDVLSSTEATSIDRANKQVHIKNLKTGEESVLDYDQLVIGTGATPRKLNLPGEDLENVFYVGNMHDAERIKQGITQGKYGKAVVVGAGFIGLEMAESFADMWGIETTVIEIFDQILPRMCSPVLARMGQLHMEEQGVNFVLGQTVSSIEGNGKVEKVVTAGGEVEADLVIISAGVIPNDKLARECGLECSERGGIIVDEAMRTSDPLIFAGGDCVIIKNAVTGDPMFLPMGSMANRQGRVIGGNLAGHDEKFPPAAGSWVVKIFERAMSGTGMSLGAARQAGFDAVSVMLIMADRAHFYPEKDMMTLEMVVDKATRRVLGIQGFSAGGDAMVGRINAVAAIMKFQPKIEDVSNLEVAYSPPFASAMDVLNAIANMADNALSGMNHGQGPDIFAEYWADRESGDYCFLDVREHADAEPFLEKYPEYWHNVPQGEIPQRYDEIPRDKKLVLVCNTGGRSYEAQVMLDALGFKEVLNTHGGMAVIKAYGVDI
- a CDS encoding heavy metal-associated domain-containing protein, translating into MKKVEVKGMSCMHCVASVEKALSGLEGVTDVKVSLDDASATFEEAAPVDPEKVKEIINKIGFEAGEVK
- the hisA gene encoding 1-(5-phosphoribosyl)-5-[(5-phosphoribosylamino)methylideneamino]imidazole-4-carboxamide isomerase — translated: MIIFPAVDIKDGVCVRLSQGQADAVTVFSSDPVAQANYWENQGAQYLHVVDLDGAFSGVPKNFELIRKICSQLSIPVQLGGGIRDIATASKYIEAGVKRLIIGTMALEDEKTFAELCAKFPGQIGVSLDAVNGQLKSRGWVEDAGISVFDILPRIESAGAAFIIYTDISRDGMQTGVNVNALSDLCAKTKLPVIAAGGVATLEDIINLYPLAPKGLEGAISGRAIYTGSLDFAEAIEWLQNN
- the hisB gene encoding imidazoleglycerol-phosphate dehydratase HisB, producing the protein MSQRSASISRTTKETDIALTINLDGNGQTSISTGVGFADHMLTLMSFWAGFDLDLKCKGDLEIDSHHTLEDIALVMGQAIQEAMGDRKGINRIGFAKVPMDEALVEVVIDLSGRAYLVYDDDMLPPIIAGDEKDVWREFFKSLAFKAGMNLHIKFEYGRNGHHLLEGAFKALGLAFRNALAVERRGVSSTKGSLD
- the tatC gene encoding twin-arginine translocase subunit TatC → MSPAEKDSHELEKENPEETEKVEEPSEQSGENPEDAEDAAGNGGNSGTDSETALPAESNGDIVAADSGDAEEDDEELDEDEAPMTFLEHLEELRKRFIRIFIACAVGFLACYSFAKPLFSLLMAPLVAVLPENSTLIFTSLPEGFVTYLKVAFVAGIFAVSPYIFSQVWGFIAPGLYEHERKWMIPLAFLSAFFFVGGALFGYYVVFPFGCEFFMGFADEFIRPMPTLNEYLGFSLKLLFAFGVIFELPLFIFFLARLGVVTAEGLRSKRKYAILVCFICSAILTPPDVMTQTLMAAPLILLYEIGIWVAYFFGKRGGRKAKKQAGGPDDSGPDSPGPSGEDQAGHEQADAGTKPDESPASAENADVDSEKSRKDKSVSKSSGYEEDMIEM